A window of the Pseudomonas sp. B21_DOA genome harbors these coding sequences:
- a CDS encoding GreA/GreB family elongation factor, which yields MSRAFVNEDNAAAQADQPVERQVSTQPNYVTPQGLAQLQAKVTELQSLHAEQTAKGEQADKQRLADLQRDLRYFTQRLSSAQVAVAATSTDKVQIGSWVTFADEHDTEHRVQLVGEDQADASQGLINWASPLGRALLGARLNDEVLWQRPAGDQLIEVIRIEPA from the coding sequence ATGAGTCGCGCATTCGTCAACGAAGACAACGCCGCCGCACAGGCCGATCAGCCGGTCGAACGTCAGGTCAGCACGCAGCCCAACTACGTCACCCCGCAAGGTCTGGCGCAGTTGCAGGCGAAGGTCACCGAGTTGCAGAGCCTGCACGCCGAGCAAACGGCCAAGGGCGAGCAGGCCGACAAGCAACGCTTGGCCGATCTGCAACGGGATCTGCGCTATTTCACTCAACGCCTGAGCAGCGCCCAAGTTGCAGTCGCTGCGACCTCCACCGACAAGGTCCAAATCGGTAGCTGGGTGACCTTCGCCGACGAACACGACACTGAACACCGCGTGCAACTGGTTGGCGAAGATCAGGCCGACGCCAGTCAGGGCCTGATCAACTGGGCCTCACCGCTGGGCCGGGCCTTACTCGGCGCCCGGCTCAACGATGAGGTGCTGTGGCAGCGACCTGCCGGCGATCAACTGATCGAAGTGATCCGCATCGAACCGGCTTAA
- the gdhA gene encoding NADP-specific glutamate dehydrogenase gives MIETVESFLARLKKRDPDQPEFHQAVEEVLRSLWPFLEANPHYLTSGILERICEPERALVFRVSWVDDQGKVQVNRGFRIQMNSAIGPYKGGLRFHPSVNLGVLKFLAFEQTFKNSLTSLPMGGGKGGSDFDPKGKSDAEVMRFCQAFMSELYRHIGADVDVPAGDIGVGAREIGFLFGQYKRLSNQFTSVLTGKGMTYGGSLIRPEATGFGCVYFAEEMLKRRGQTVEGKRVAISGSGNVAQYAARKVMDLGGKVISLSDSEGTLYCEAGLSEEQWLALLELKNVKRGRISELASAHALEFRAGQHPWSLACDIALPCATQNELDAEAARTLLRNGCVCVAEGANMPTTLEAVDIFIEAGILFAPGKASNAGGVAVSGLEMSQNAMRLLWTAGEVDSKLHAIMQSIHHACVHYGEDNGQVNYVKGANIAGFVKVADAMLAQGVV, from the coding sequence ATGATCGAAACCGTCGAATCCTTCCTTGCGCGCCTGAAAAAACGCGACCCCGACCAGCCCGAATTTCACCAGGCTGTCGAAGAAGTCCTGCGCAGTCTGTGGCCATTTCTTGAAGCCAATCCGCATTACCTGACTTCGGGGATTCTCGAGCGCATCTGCGAGCCGGAGCGTGCGTTGGTGTTTCGGGTGTCGTGGGTCGACGATCAGGGCAAGGTCCAGGTCAATCGCGGCTTCCGTATCCAGATGAACAGCGCCATCGGCCCGTACAAGGGCGGCTTGCGTTTTCATCCGTCGGTGAACCTCGGCGTGCTGAAATTCCTCGCCTTCGAGCAGACCTTCAAGAACTCGCTGACCTCGCTGCCCATGGGCGGCGGCAAGGGCGGTTCGGATTTCGATCCCAAGGGCAAGAGCGACGCCGAAGTCATGCGTTTCTGCCAGGCGTTCATGAGCGAGCTGTACCGCCACATTGGCGCCGACGTCGACGTGCCGGCCGGTGACATCGGCGTCGGTGCGCGGGAGATCGGTTTCCTCTTTGGCCAGTACAAGCGCCTGAGCAATCAGTTCACCAGCGTCCTCACCGGCAAGGGCATGACCTACGGCGGTAGCCTGATTCGCCCGGAAGCGACCGGTTTCGGCTGCGTGTACTTCGCCGAAGAAATGCTCAAGCGCCGTGGGCAGACCGTCGAAGGCAAGCGTGTGGCAATTTCCGGTTCTGGCAACGTTGCGCAATATGCGGCGCGCAAGGTCATGGATCTGGGCGGCAAAGTGATCTCGCTGTCCGACTCCGAAGGCACGCTGTATTGCGAAGCCGGTTTGAGCGAAGAACAGTGGCTGGCGCTGCTGGAGCTGAAGAACGTCAAACGCGGGCGCATCAGCGAACTGGCGAGCGCCCATGCTCTGGAATTCCGCGCCGGCCAACATCCGTGGTCGTTGGCGTGCGATATCGCATTGCCCTGCGCAACACAGAACGAACTCGACGCCGAAGCCGCACGCACGCTGCTGCGCAATGGCTGCGTCTGTGTGGCCGAAGGCGCGAACATGCCGACTACGCTGGAGGCTGTGGATATCTTTATCGAGGCCGGCATTCTCTTTGCGCCGGGCAAAGCGTCGAATGCCGGCGGCGTGGCCGTGAGTGGTCTGGAGATGTCGCAGAACGCCATGCGCCTGCTGTGGACGGCGGGCGAGGTCGACAGCAAGCTGCACGCGATCATGCAGTCGATCCACCACGCCTGCGTGCATTACGGCGAAGACAACGGTCAGGTCAATTACGTCAAGGGCGCGAACATTGCCGGCTTCGTCAAAGTCGCCGATGCGATGTTGGCGCAAGGCGTGGTTTAA
- the ettA gene encoding energy-dependent translational throttle protein EttA, with translation MAQYVFTMHRLGKVVPPKREILKNISLSFFPGAKIGVLGLNGSGKSTLLKIMAGVDTEFEGEARPMPDLNIGYLPQEPQLDPAKTVREVVEEAVSVIKDAQARLDEVYAAYADPDADFDKLAAEQAKLEAILQASDGHNLERQLEVAADALRLPAWDAKVEHLSGGEKRRVALCRLLLSAPDMLLLDEPTNHLDADSVAWLEHFLHDFPGTVVAITHDRYFLDNVAGWILELDRGAGIPYEGNYSGWLEAKSDRLAQESKQQSAHEKAMKEELEWVRKGAKARQSKSKARLQRFEEMQSQEFQKRSETNEIYIPAGPRLGDKVIEFKNVTKGYGDRVLIDNLSFSMPKGAIVGVIGGNGAGKSTLFRMLMGKETPDSGSIEIGETVQLACVDQSREDLDGSKTVFQQISDGSDQIRIGNYEIPSRTYVGRFNFKGGDQQKFVKDLSGGERGRLHLALTLKEGGNVLLLDEPSNDLDVETLRSLEEALLDFPGAAIVISHDRWFLDRVATHILAYEDDSQAVFFEGNYTEYEADRKKRLGEAAAQPHRVRHKKLA, from the coding sequence ATGGCTCAATACGTCTTCACCATGCATCGGCTGGGCAAAGTTGTTCCGCCGAAGCGGGAAATTCTCAAAAACATTTCGCTGTCCTTCTTCCCCGGCGCCAAGATCGGCGTGCTCGGCCTCAACGGTTCGGGTAAATCCACGCTGCTGAAAATCATGGCCGGCGTCGATACCGAGTTCGAAGGTGAAGCACGTCCGATGCCAGATTTGAACATCGGTTACCTGCCGCAAGAGCCGCAACTCGATCCTGCCAAGACCGTGCGTGAAGTGGTCGAGGAAGCGGTCAGCGTGATCAAGGATGCACAAGCGCGTCTGGACGAAGTCTACGCAGCCTACGCTGACCCGGACGCCGACTTCGATAAGCTCGCCGCTGAACAGGCCAAGCTCGAAGCGATCCTGCAGGCCAGCGACGGCCATAACCTCGAGCGCCAACTGGAAGTCGCCGCCGACGCGCTGCGTCTGCCGGCCTGGGACGCGAAAGTAGAACACCTGTCCGGTGGTGAAAAGCGCCGTGTCGCCCTGTGCCGTCTGCTGCTGTCCGCTCCGGACATGTTGCTGCTCGACGAACCGACCAACCACCTGGACGCCGATTCGGTGGCGTGGCTGGAGCATTTCCTCCACGATTTCCCGGGCACCGTGGTTGCGATCACGCACGACCGCTACTTCCTCGACAACGTCGCCGGCTGGATTCTGGAACTCGACCGCGGCGCGGGCATTCCTTACGAGGGCAACTATTCGGGCTGGCTCGAAGCCAAGTCCGATCGTCTGGCCCAGGAATCCAAGCAGCAGTCGGCTCATGAAAAAGCCATGAAAGAAGAACTGGAATGGGTGCGCAAAGGCGCCAAGGCCCGCCAGTCGAAATCCAAGGCACGTTTGCAACGCTTCGAAGAAATGCAATCGCAGGAATTCCAGAAGCGCAGCGAAACCAACGAGATCTACATCCCGGCCGGTCCACGCCTGGGCGACAAGGTCATCGAGTTCAAGAACGTCACCAAGGGCTACGGCGATCGCGTGCTGATCGACAACCTTTCGTTCTCCATGCCGAAGGGCGCCATCGTCGGCGTGATCGGCGGTAACGGTGCCGGTAAATCGACGCTGTTCCGCATGCTGATGGGCAAGGAAACCCCGGATTCGGGCAGCATCGAAATCGGTGAAACCGTGCAGCTGGCCTGCGTCGACCAGAGCCGCGAAGACCTCGACGGCAGCAAGACCGTGTTCCAGCAGATTTCCGACGGTTCCGACCAGATCCGCATCGGCAACTACGAGATCCCGTCGCGCACCTACGTCGGTCGCTTCAACTTCAAGGGCGGCGACCAGCAGAAGTTCGTCAAGGATCTGTCCGGCGGTGAGCGCGGTCGTCTGCACCTGGCGCTGACCCTGAAGGAGGGCGGCAACGTCCTGCTGCTCGACGAACCGTCCAACGACCTCGACGTGGAAACCCTGCGTTCGCTGGAAGAAGCCCTGCTGGACTTCCCGGGCGCCGCCATTGTGATCTCCCACGATCGGTGGTTCCTTGACCGTGTCGCCACGCACATCCTGGCGTACGAAGACGACTCGCAAGCGGTGTTCTTCGAAGGCAACTACACCGAGTACGAAGCTGACCGCAAAAAGCGCCTCGGCGAAGCAGCGGCCCAGCCTCACCGGGTACGTCACAAGAAACTGGCCTGA